The Nerophis ophidion isolate RoL-2023_Sa linkage group LG09, RoL_Noph_v1.0, whole genome shotgun sequence genome contains a region encoding:
- the marveld1 gene encoding MARVEL domain-containing protein 1: MPPQPTQPQVRANIVKFLRSFPGVLRILQIVFGAGLWVTIAANKYEGSIHFVLFVAVLFWLLTLALFFLTLLDKQDLVPLLGGPRWAGTNLAHDVAAAALYLPAIGVMIYKTDRNSYCNLEQYKHSCLYKVYLTAAVFACLCCLAFLLSVVHGACRKSRGEQTLF; the protein is encoded by the coding sequence ATGCCGCCCCAGCCCACGCAGCCGCAGGTGAGGGCCAACATCGTCAAGTTCCTCCGGAGCTTCCCGGGAGTCCTCCGGATCCTGCAGATCGTCTTCGGGGCCGGCCTGTGGGTGACGATCGCCGCCAACAAGTACGAAGGCTCCATCCACTTCGTCCTCTTCGTGGCGGTGCTCTTCTGGCTGCTCACCCTGGCCCTCTTCTTCCTCACCCTGCTGGACAAGCAGGACCTGGTGCCGCTGCTGGGGGGGCCCCGGTGGGCCGGCACCAACCTGGCGCACGACGTGGCCGCCGCCGCCCTCTACCTGCCGGCCATCGGCGTCATGATCTACAAGACGGATCGCAACTCCTACTGCAACCTGGAGCAGTACAAACACTCCTGCCTGTACAAGGTCTACCTGACGGCCGCCGTGTTCGCCTGCCTCTGCTGCCTGGCCTTCCTGCTCTCCGTCGTCCACGGAGCCTGCAGAAAGAGCCGAGGCGAGCAGACgctcttctaa